The genomic interval GTGTTTCTTCCCCAATTGGCAGGGCGGAAATGTCTGCGAGGGGGCGGAACTGTGTCAAGTCGGAATGATTTTGGCGGTGCACTCAAAGGTAAAAACAACGCAGTTATTAAGAAGCGTGCGCCGTGCATTTTTAACATCATGTAATTATGTTTTAAAAGCCGGCACGTCCgactaaatttttaaattttatgtaATTGTTGAAAGTCTATCATGTCgacaaaaatgacatttttaataAATCGATTACAAGTCTTGTTTAGGGCGGAACATTCTGCGAGGGGGCGGAACTTGTGCCAAGTCGGAATGATTTTGGCGGTGCACTCTAAGGACAAAAAGACAGTTATTAAAAAGTGTGCGCCGTGCATTTTAACATCATATAATTATGGTTTAAAATTCGTCTAAATTCTCATTTTTTATGTAATGtcgaaaaattacttttttaataaaACGATTAAACAAGTCGTGTTTAGGGCGTTAATGTCTGCGAGAGGGCGGAACTTGTGTCGAGTCGGAATGATTTTGGCGGTGCACTAAAAGGACAAAAAAACAGTTATTAAAAAGTGTGCGCCGTGCATTTTAACATCATATAATTATGGTTTAAAATTCGtctaaattcttattttttatgtaatgtcgaaaaaatacttttttaataaaacGATTAAACAAGTCGTGTTTAGGGCGTTAATGTCTGCGAGAGGGCGGAACTTGTGTCGAGTCGGAATGATTTTGGCGGTGCACTCAAAGGTCAAAACAAGCCAGTTAATAAAAAGTACGCGCCGTGTATTTTAACATCATATAATTATGTTTTAAAAGCCGGCTAAATTCTCCGTTTTTATGTAATGGTTGAAAGTCTACCATGTCGAAAAATGACCTTTTCAATAAATCGATTACAAGTCGTGTTTAGGGCGGAACTTGTGTCAAGTCGGAATTATTTTGGCGGTGCACTTAAAGTCAAAACAAGCCAGTTATTAAAAAGTACGCGCCGTGCATTTTAACATCATATGATTATATTTTAAAAGCCGGCACGTCCggctaaatttttaaattttaatgtaATGGTTGAAAGTATAGCATGTCGAAAAAATTACCTTTTTAATAAATCGATTACAAGTCTTGTTTAGGGCGGAACATTCTGCGAGGGGGCGGAACTTGTGTCAAGTTGGAATGATTTTGGTGGTGCACTCAAAGGACAAAAAAACAGTTATTAAAAAGTGTGCGCCGTGCATTTTAACATCATATAATTATGGTTTAAAATTCGGCTAAATTCTCATTTTTTATGTAATGtcgaaaaattacttttttaataaaACGATTAAACAAGTCGTGTTTAGAGCGTTAATGTCTGCGAGAGGGCGGAACTTGTGTCGAGTCGGAATGATTTTGGCGGTGCACTCAAAGGTCAAAACAAGCCAGTTATTAAAAAGTACGCGCCGTGCATTTTAACATCATATAATTATGTTTTAAAAGCCGGCTAAATTCTCCGTTTTTATGTAATGGTTGAAAGTCTACCATGTCGAAAAATGACCTTTTCAATAAATCGATTACAAGTCGTGTTTAGGGCGGAACTTGTGTCAAGTCGGAATTATTTTGGCGGTGCACTTAAAGTCAAAACAAGCCAGTTATTAAAAAGTACGCGCCGTGCATTTTAACATCATATAATTATGTTTTAAAAGCCGGCTAAATTCTCAATTTTTATGTATTAGTTGAAAGCCTATCATGTCGAAAAGTGACCTTTTTAATAAATCGATTACAAGTCGTGTTTAGGGCGGAACCTCTGCGAGGGGGCGAAACTTATGTCAAGTCGGAATTATTTTGGCGGTGCACTCAAAGGTCAAAACAACCCAGTTATTAAAAAGTACGCGCCATATAATTATATGTTAAATGCCGGCTAAACTTTCAATTTATATGTATTAGTTGAAAGTCTACCATGTCGGAAAATGACATTTTTAATAAATCGATTACAAGTCGTGTTTCTTCCCCAATTGGCAGGGCGAAAATGTCTGCGAGGGGGCGGAACTTGTGTCAAGTCGGAATGATTTTGGCGGTGCACTCAAAGGTCAAAACAACCCAGTTATTAAAAAGTACGCGCcatataattatattttaaaagccGGCTAAATTCTCCGTTTTTTATGTATTAGTTGAAATCCTGTCATGCCGAAAAATGACCTTTTTAGGAAATCGATTACAAGTCGTGTTTAGGGCGGAAATGTCTGCGAGGGGGCGGAACTTGTGTCAAGTCGGAATGATTTAAGCGGTGCACTCAAAGGTCAAAACAACCCAGTTATTAAAAAGCGTGCGGCGTGCATTTTAACATCATATGATTATGTTTTAAAAGCCGGATAAATTCTCACTTTTTATGTATTAGTTGAAAGTCTATCATGTCTGAAAATGAGCTTTTTCCGGAGTCGTCGGGCCAGCGTGTGTCTGAGAGGAGCAGGAGCCGGCTGGGAGTGATGGTGACGGGGCTCCTGGGAGGCTCACTGCTCGCTGTGTACGCGCTCACTACACCCTTCCTGGCCCCAGCCTGGAGGAAAGTCTGCCTACCGTTTGTCCCCGCGACCCCCGCACAAGTGCAGAATGTCCTCCGTGCACTGCGGGCCAGGTCGGGCACTCTGGTGGACATTGGCAGTGGAGATGGAAGGATCGTAAGTTCGTAAAACACTTTTTGTCACATTCAAAATATTCAATAACATCACAGAAGTGAAAACGTTGTTTCAAATTAAATGAGCACCTAAATGTTCCTGTTCAATTTATTTACTGTTATTACAGTTTGTTATGTTCGCAGAGACAGAACTACGGTGGCCGATGAGGGCAACGTCCAAACATGCCTTAAAAACAGAAATGagctaaaaacacacaaaaatactaCAGGAGCGAAAACAAATGCAAATAAACAAAAACCTGCAAATGCcaaaaatcttttaaaaaaacaaaacacacgcaTGACAGTCAGAACTGCTGCACTTTCAtggaaataaatcagaagttagctaagctaccaggaagttagtcaaACTACCAGGAAGTAAGGCAGGCTGacaggaagttagtcaggctGACAGGAAGTTAGtcaagctaccaggaagttagccaagctaccaggaagttagctaagctaccaggaagttagccaagctaccaggaagttagctaagctaccaggaagttagtcaggcAACCAAGAAGTAAGGCAGGCTGACAGGAAGTTAGtcaagctaccaggaagttagccaagctaccaggaagttagtcaagctaccaggaagttagtcaggctGACAGGAAGTCAgccaagctaccaggaagttagccaagctaccaggaagttagctaaactaccaggaagttagccaagctaccaggaagttagctaagctaccaggaagttagccaagctaccaggaagttagccaggctaccaggaagttagctaagttaccaggaagttagccaagctaccaggaagttagtctgGTTGCCAGGAAGTAAGCAGGTTAGCAGCAAGTTatgcaggctaccaggaagttagccaagctaccaggaagttagctaagctaCCAAAAAGTTAGgcaggctaacaggaagttagtcaagttaccaggaagttagccaagctaccaggaagttagctaagctaccaggaagttaggcaggctaacaggaagttagtcacgctaccaggaagttagccaagctaccaggaagttagacaggcaaccaggaagttagtcaggctTCCAGGAAATTGGTCAAGCTACTAGGAAGTTAGGCAGGCAACCAGGAAGTTAGGCAGGCAaccaggaagttagtcaggctgccaggaagttagtcaggctaccaggaagttaggcaGGCTGACAGGAAATTATCCACACTCCCAGGAAGTTAGGCAGACAACCAGGAAGTTAGGTAGGCAaccaggaagttagtcaggctGCCAGGAAGTTAGTCATGCTACTAGGAAGTTAGGCAGGCAACCAGGAAGTTAGGCAGGCTGCCAGGAAATTAGTCACGCTACTAGGAAGTTAGGCAGGCTGCCAGGAAGTTAGAGCCAAGCTACcaggactgcaggttgacgcctgttcaataaatgacgctagcaagtactcgTCAGCagtaacaccaaaactttgatgtttaattgagaatatagaacattacacacgacgtcGAAATGTTTTagcatgactttggtaagctatgaaaccgcaTTACGACTAGCATAGTCAGACATAATGTGCTTCAATTattataaggaccccaaaatgggacGTATAAGGAGACATTAtcgggtgttttgtttcgcaaaaccaacttttcctaccgattggtacctgctgatgtgtatttgggatctgcataaatcctgaaaatgtgtcTGCCATTTTAGTCACTAAGCGCCTTCTTCTCCTCTATCCTCTCTTTGTGGGGCTTTCATCCTCCACCGCGGCCATCGCTAATGTACAGTCCCAACTCATATCAGTCAGTagattcgctatggaagcgctaaaaggcACGCTACAGCAAACATGACTTGGaggagacgctgtcgaagtggaggcacgtgaatAGGACTAAGATACTTTGTTGTGCAGGTGATCGCAGCAGCAAGGCGCGGATTTCAGGCTTCGGGCTTTGAGTTGAACCCCTGGCTGGTGTGGTACTCTCGCTACAAGGCCTGGAGGGAAGGAGTCTACCACACCACCGCCTTTCACATCTCAGACTTATGGAAGGTCAGTtttacacttagtccatgtagtaattacacttagtccatgtagtagtcagtattacacttagtccgtgtagtagtcagtattacacttagtccatgtacTAGTCAGTtttacacttagtccatgtagtagtcagtgttacacttagtccatgtacTAGTCAGTtttacacttagtccatgtagtagtcagtgttacacttagtccatgtacTAGTCAGTgttacacttagtccatgtagtagtcagtgttacacttagtccatgtagtagtcagtattacatttagtccatgtagtagtcagtgttacacttagtccatgtagtaattacacttagtccatgtagtagtcagtgttacacttagtccatgtagtagtcagtattacacttagtccatgtagtagtcagtgttacacttagtccatgtagtagtcagtattacacttagtccatgtagtagtcagtattacacttagtccatgtagtagtcagtattacacttagtccgtgtagtagtcagtattacacttagtccatgtagtagtcagtattacacttagtccatgtagtagtcagtattacacttagtccatgtagtagtcagtgttacacttagtccatgtagtagtcagtattacacttagtccatgtagtagtcagtgttacacttagtccatgtagtagtcagtattacacttagtccatgtagtagtcagtgttacacttagtccatgtagtagtcagtgttacacttagtccatgtagtagtcagtattacacttagtccatgtagtagtcagtattacacttagtccatgtagtaattacacttagtccatgtagtagtcagtgttacacttagtccatgtagtagtcagtattacacttagtccatgtagtagtcagtattacacttagtccgtgtagtagtcagtattacacttagtccatgtagtagtcagtgTTACACTTAGTCCGtgtagtagtcagtattacacttagtccatgtagtagtcagttttacacttagtccatgtagtaattacacttagtccatgtagtagtcagtgttacacttagtccatgtagtagtcagtattacacttagtccatgtagtagtcagtgttacacttagtccatgtagtggtcagtattacacttagtccatgtagtagtcagtattacacttagtccatgtagtagtcagtattacact from Entelurus aequoreus isolate RoL-2023_Sb linkage group LG14, RoL_Eaeq_v1.1, whole genome shotgun sequence carries:
- the atpsckmt gene encoding ATP synthase subunit C lysine N-methyltransferase — protein: MSENELFPESSGQRVSERSRSRLGVMVTGLLGGSLLAVYALTTPFLAPAWRKVCLPFVPATPAQVQNVLRALRARSGTLVDIGSGDGRIVIAAARRGFQASGFELNPWLVWYSRYKAWREGVYHTTAFHISDLWKVSFAQYSNVVIFGVPQMMDQLELKLEKELPSCAKVVACRFPFPNWVPEHTAGEGVDTVWVYEAGSFKSHTAEEHDVTLLKGQEVKEESKDQQLKSPHDEQERT